The window GCCGTTAGCGCGCAGCAGGCGACCGAACCGGAGTGACCGGCGCAGAAGCAGCTGGCCCGGCTCCTGAACGCTTCCGTCGCGGGCGGGTGCTGCGCTAGTCATTGCTCGCCGCTGCCGAAACCAGTTCGTCAAGCTTGTTCTTGCGCACGGACTGCACATCCTCCTGATGCTTCAGGATCGCACCGAGGGTTGCCGACGCGACCTCAGACGACAGCTCGCGCTGCGAGAGGGCCATGAGGGCAGCGCCCCAGTCGAGTGTCTCGGCGACTCCCGGGAGCTTGTACAGATCCACCTGCCGCAGGTCGTGCACGAAGTGCGAGATCTGGAGTGCGAGTCGATCGTTGATGCCCGGCACCTTGGAGGTGACGATACGGTATTCCTTGTCAACCGTCGGGTAATCGACCCAGTGATAAAGGCAGCGGCGCTTGAGAGCGTCGTGCAGCTCACGGGTGCGGTTCGAGGTGATGATGACGATCGGCGGGTGCTCGGCGGTCATTGTGCCAAGCTCGGGGACCGTGACCTGGAAGTCGGAGAGCAGCTCCAGCAGGAACGCCTCGAACTCTTCATCGGCGCGGTCGATCTCGTCGATCAGGAGGACCGGCGCCTTACCACGATGCTCAATGGCCTGCAGCAGTGGGCGCTTGATCAGATAGTCTTCGCTGAAGATCTCGGCCATGGCCGCGTCGCGGCTCTCTTCCGACGCCTCGGCGGCACGGATGGCGAGCATCTGGCGTGGGTAATTCCACTCGTAAACTGCGTGCGAGACATCCAGACCTTCGTAGCACTGTAGACGAATCAGATCAGTCTGGAGAATCGCAGCAAGGACCTTGGCGATCTCGGTCTTGCCGACTCCGGCTTCACCCTCGAGCAGCAGTGGCTTGGGGAGGCGGAGCGCGAGGTAGATCGCCGTCGACAGGCTGGTGTCGGCGATGTACTTCTGCGACGCGAGTGCTTCCTGAACTTCTTCAACCGACTCCAGTGACGGGATCGGCTGAGCTGTAACCTGCGACAACGAACGCTTCCTCACTCTCCCCGCCGAGCTGCGATCTGGCGCCAATCGCTGAGATTGGGGCGCAGCTAGAACGGCCCATCAAAGACAATGCCTTCTAGTATACTCCGCTATTCCCGATTTACGTCATTCTGACACGTTTCGCGTCGCCAATTTTGCCGAAACGGTGCATGGCCTGCGGGTTTGGTGCCGATGCCGACGGATGTGTGGTGATGGTTTGTGGTGCGCGAGGGTGCTCTCGGAGGATTGAGTGCTGTACATGGCGTGGAAGCACTCATGCGCCATGTCTCTTGCAATGGACTTGGTTCAGGGGGTGGGAGATCTCTCACTGCGGTTCGAGATGACAGGGGAAGCGAGTGGCTGCCGGCCGGACAGTCTGACATTGACCGCCCAATCAATGGTCAACTGTGGTGAATCTCCCGGGCGAGCTGCCGCCGACACCTTCGCAGGACTAGCCGAGGCATGTCCATCGCCGTGAGGAGATCACTCCCTGGTTGCGGTGCAGCGGTTGAGGGATGGTGACGACCAGACGGTAACAAGCGGCGATGACGCAGTGTTCCTGCCTTATCCGCAGCGCGGGACGGTCGCCTCACGGCGATGACAGCGCCAGCGCTGTCCTACGTCTGGATCAATAGCGGTTCTCTCGCCTGGCAGATTCACTGCGGTTGACTATTCCGTATGACGGATAAAGCAGGATGCCGCCGATTGAGCAATTCCCATCGGTGTGCTCCTGGGCGGGGGCAAACAGTACGAAGGCCCGACCCGCGTGTGCAGGTCGGGCCTTCGAAGACTGGTCCGTTAGCTGAGACCGGCGGCCCGCATGAGCGCGCGCTTGGCGTACACCTTGGTGAGATGGGCGCGGTACTCGGCGGAGGCGAAGTGGTCGCCGGCCCAGTCCTGGTCGCCAACGTTCTCGACGGCGGCTTCGATTGCGGCGGCGTCGATGTTGCCACCGGCGAGCGCGTCCTCAACGCCGGTCAGGCGCTCGGCCTTGTATGTCGCGCCGGTGACAGCGACCTTGACGGTCGAGGCGTCGATGCTGGCTGCGACACCGCAGACGGCGTAGCCGGAGGCCGGGTGGGCGAACTTCTCGTAGGCTGATGCGCCACTGGCGGCGGGAAGCTTGATCGCTGTTAGAACCTCATCCGGCTCGAGTGCCGTCGTGAGGATGTCGATGAAGAAGTCATCGACGCCGATCTCGCGGGTGCCGTTCGGCCCCTGGGCGACGAGCGTCGCGCCGAGGACGAGCAGCGCTGCCGGTGCGTCGGCGGCAGGGTCGGCGTGCGCGGCTGCGCCACCAACGGTGCCGCGATTTCGCACCTGTACGTCGCCGACCTTCCCAACGGCTTCGTAGAGCGCGGTGTACGCCTTGACGGCGTCATTGTTCAGGAAGTCGTTGTAGGTGACGCCGGCACCGATGGTCAGGCCACCGTCTGCCGAGATCTGCTTGAGCTCGTCGACCCTGCTGATGTCGACGAGCACTTCTGGCGCGGCAAGTCGCAGCTTCATCGCTGGTAGCAGCGAGTGTCCACCGGAAAGGATCTTGGCCTCCGGGTTGGCCTGCAGGATGTCGACTGCCTCCTGGACGGACGATACCCGCTTGTAATCAAACGGTCGTGGATACATGACTGTTCCTCCCTAAGCCTGGTCGGCTGTCGCGTTCTGAATCGCCGCCCAGATGCGGGGCGGAGTCAGCGGCATATCTGTGTGATGAATGCCAAGTGGCGAGAGCGCATCGCAGACGGCGTTGACGTACGCCGGAGTTGACGCGATCGTGCCGGCCTCCCCGGCTCCCTTGACGCCCAGCTCGTTGACTGGTGACGGCGTGACAGTGTGGTCGAGCTCGAACATCGGGAACTGATCGGCGTGTGGCACAGCATATTCCATCAGCGTACTGGTGAGGAGCTGGCCGTTGTCGTCGTAGACCGCGCCTTCGACCATCGCCTGTCCGAGCCCCTGGACGATCCCGCCCTGCAGCTGTCCGGCGACGACCAGCGGATTGACGATGTTGCCAACATCGTCTACGGCGACGTAGCGGACGAGCTCGGACTTGCCGGTCGTCGTGTCGATCTCGACGACGGCGATGTGGGTGCCGAACGGGAACGTGCAGTTCGGCGGATCGTAGTAGGTTGTCTCATCGAAGAACGGCTCCATACCGTCCGGCAGGTTGACCGGGACAGCCGCAGCGAGCGCCAGCTCCTGGATGGTCTTGACCTGATCCGGCGAGCCCTTGACTGAAGCCTTGCCGTTTGACCATTCAATATCCTCGATGTCGACCTCCAGCAGGTGGGCTGCCAGACGGCGGGCCTTGTCGACGATCTTGTTGGTCGAGCGGACGATGGCCTCGCCGCCGACGGTGAGGGAGCGGCTGCCGTAGGTACCGTATCCGAACGGTGTGCCGAGGGTGTCGCCGTACTTCAGCTGGACGTCCTCGATCGGGACGCCGAGCTTGTCGGCGGCGACCTGAGCGAAGGTTGTCTCGTGGCCCTGACCGTGGGGCATCGAGCCGGTTGTCACGACGACCTTGCCGGATAAGTGCACCTTGACGTTGGCGCTCTCGAAGAGGCCAGCGCCCCAGCCCTCGCTGGTGATGTATTTGGTCGGCGCGATGCCGCAGACCTCGACGTAGGTCGAGAGGCCGACGCCGAGCAGGCGCTTGTCGCCGGATTCGCGGCGGCGCTGCTGCTCGGCACGCAGGTCGTCGTAGCCGATCATCGCGAGCGCTTTGTCCAGCGCGGCCTCGTATTCGCCGGAGTCGTACGGCAGCATGCCGATGCCGGTGTCGTACGGGAATTCTTCCGGCTGGATGAAGTTGCGGCGGCGGACTTCCGCCGGGTCCATGCCGATCTCGTTGGCCACGAGGTCCATGACCCGCTCGATAACGTATGCGGCCTCAGGTCGACCAGCACCGCGGTAGGCATCGACCATGGCGGTGTTGGTGAAGACGCCCTGCACCTCGCAGTAAATCGCCGGAATCTTGTAAACACCGGCGAGCATGCGGCCGTAGAGCGTCGTCGGGATGCCGCCGGACGCAGTTGAGAGGTATGCTCCGAGATTGGCGAGCGTGTGGACGCGGAGCGCGGTGACCTTGCCGTCGCGGGTCGCGCCGATCTCCAGTTCGGTGATGTGATCGCGTCCTTGTGCTGTCGCGGCGTTCGCTTCGCTGCGAGTCTCGATCCACTTGACGGGTCGTCCCAGCTTGCGAGCCAGCCAGCCGACCAGGACGTACTCCTGGTACATGAAAATCTTCGCCCCGAAGCCGCCGCCAAGGTCGGGCGCGATGACGCGGATGTTCTGCTCGGGCACTCCGAGGATGAACGCAGCCATCACGAGACGATGGACATGCGGAGCCTGGCTGGAAAGCCAGAACGTGAACTCTTCGGTGCCGGCTGAGTACTGGGCGATTGCGCCGCGGTTTTCCATTGGGGTTGCGATCATGCGCTGATTGCGGAGCTTCTGCCTGATGACGATCTCGGCATCGCGGAGCCCTTGCTCAGTTTCCTCCTTCTTGCCGCAGTTCCACGAGAAGACGATGTTGTTCGGCGCGTTCTCGTGGAGTTGTGGAGCGCCCGGTTGGACCGCCTTCTCGGCATCCGACACGCCGGGAAGCTCGACGAGGTCGAGCTCGATCGCGTCGGCGGCATCGCGCGCCTGTGCGAGGGTCTCGGCAACGACGACCGCGACCGGGTCGCCGACCCAGTGCGCCTCGCCCTTGGCGATCGTATAGGGCGTATTGATGTTGTTCTCTACGCCAGCGGCCTGCCAGGCATAGGGGAGTGGCGGGAGCTCGATATCCTCACCAGTGAACACACCAACGACACCGGGCATTTGCTTGGCGGCGTTGGTGTCGATTCCACGGATTGTGGCGTGCGCGTACGGACTGCGCACGATCGCGACATGCGTCATGTTGGCCAGGACGATGTCTTCCATGTAATTGCCGCGACCGGTGATGAAGCGAGGGTCTTCCTTGCGCTTCATTGCCCTGCCGATATATGGCTGTTGTTGCTCGACTGCGACCACGTTCGCCTCCTCTTGCTACACACGACAGGTCAACAAGAACAGTTGGGAGACGAGACGCGGGCTAGTCGTCGCCGGATGTCTGCCCCGCCATCTTGTTCGCGGCGTACTGGATCGACTTGACGATGTGCTGATAGCCGGTGCAGCGGCAGATGTTGCCGTCGATTGCGTGGCGAATCTCGGACTCAGATGGATTGGGATTGCGCTGCAGCAGATCGACTGTCGTCATGATCATGCCCGGCGTGCAGAAACCACACTGCAGCCCGTGCTCTTCCCAGAAGCCTTCCTGGATCGGGTGCAGCTCGCCATCCTTGGCCAGACCCTCGATCGTTGTGATCTCGGCACCATCCGCCTGCGCGGCAAGGACCGTGCAGGACTTGACAGCGAGGCCGTCCATCATCACCGTGCATGCGCCACACTGGCTGGTGTCGCAGCCGACGTGCGTGCCGGTCAGACCGAGGTCCTCGCGGATGAAATGCACGAGCAAGCGCCGAGGCTCAACATCTGCCTCGCGCTTCTGGCCATTCACCGTAATGGAGACGTGTTGCTTGGTGATCGGTTCGGTTGCCATGTTCCCTCCTTCATTAGAGACCATTCCCCGCCCGAATCGATGGAGCGCGCCGTCGCGCTAAGGCGTTCGAGAATGGGCCGGCCGCAAGCATTACCGGCCTGCTTCTCTTTAGACCGCTTGTCGGCGGTCGCGTCAAGAATATAAGACCAATGAACGCGTCGGCATCGTAGCACGGCGACAGTCGGGGTCAATCAATCATTGAGTAGGCGTACGGTCGAATATCACCAACCGTAGGGGATATTGCGGCGGGATGAGAGTTCGGGATAGACGCCGCTTTCGATGAGGTGAGCGGCGCGC is drawn from Thermomicrobiales bacterium and contains these coding sequences:
- a CDS encoding MoxR family ATPase, yielding MSQVTAQPIPSLESVEEVQEALASQKYIADTSLSTAIYLALRLPKPLLLEGEAGVGKTEIAKVLAAILQTDLIRLQCYEGLDVSHAVYEWNYPRQMLAIRAAEASEESRDAAMAEIFSEDYLIKRPLLQAIEHRGKAPVLLIDEIDRADEEFEAFLLELLSDFQVTVPELGTMTAEHPPIVIITSNRTRELHDALKRRCLYHWVDYPTVDKEYRIVTSKVPGINDRLALQISHFVHDLRQVDLYKLPGVAETLDWGAALMALSQRELSSEVASATLGAILKHQEDVQSVRKNKLDELVSAAASND
- a CDS encoding xanthine dehydrogenase family protein subunit M, with the translated sequence MYPRPFDYKRVSSVQEAVDILQANPEAKILSGGHSLLPAMKLRLAAPEVLVDISRVDELKQISADGGLTIGAGVTYNDFLNNDAVKAYTALYEAVGKVGDVQVRNRGTVGGAAAHADPAADAPAALLVLGATLVAQGPNGTREIGVDDFFIDILTTALEPDEVLTAIKLPAASGASAYEKFAHPASGYAVCGVAASIDASTVKVAVTGATYKAERLTGVEDALAGGNIDAAAIEAAVENVGDQDWAGDHFASAEYRAHLTKVYAKRALMRAAGLS
- a CDS encoding xanthine dehydrogenase family protein molybdopterin-binding subunit — translated: MVAVEQQQPYIGRAMKRKEDPRFITGRGNYMEDIVLANMTHVAIVRSPYAHATIRGIDTNAAKQMPGVVGVFTGEDIELPPLPYAWQAAGVENNINTPYTIAKGEAHWVGDPVAVVVAETLAQARDAADAIELDLVELPGVSDAEKAVQPGAPQLHENAPNNIVFSWNCGKKEETEQGLRDAEIVIRQKLRNQRMIATPMENRGAIAQYSAGTEEFTFWLSSQAPHVHRLVMAAFILGVPEQNIRVIAPDLGGGFGAKIFMYQEYVLVGWLARKLGRPVKWIETRSEANAATAQGRDHITELEIGATRDGKVTALRVHTLANLGAYLSTASGGIPTTLYGRMLAGVYKIPAIYCEVQGVFTNTAMVDAYRGAGRPEAAYVIERVMDLVANEIGMDPAEVRRRNFIQPEEFPYDTGIGMLPYDSGEYEAALDKALAMIGYDDLRAEQQRRRESGDKRLLGVGLSTYVEVCGIAPTKYITSEGWGAGLFESANVKVHLSGKVVVTTGSMPHGQGHETTFAQVAADKLGVPIEDVQLKYGDTLGTPFGYGTYGSRSLTVGGEAIVRSTNKIVDKARRLAAHLLEVDIEDIEWSNGKASVKGSPDQVKTIQELALAAAVPVNLPDGMEPFFDETTYYDPPNCTFPFGTHIAVVEIDTTTGKSELVRYVAVDDVGNIVNPLVVAGQLQGGIVQGLGQAMVEGAVYDDNGQLLTSTLMEYAVPHADQFPMFELDHTVTPSPVNELGVKGAGEAGTIASTPAYVNAVCDALSPLGIHHTDMPLTPPRIWAAIQNATADQA
- a CDS encoding (2Fe-2S)-binding protein, encoding MTKQHVSITVNGQKREADVEPRRLLVHFIREDLGLTGTHVGCDTSQCGACTVMMDGLAVKSCTVLAAQADGAEITTIEGLAKDGELHPIQEGFWEEHGLQCGFCTPGMIMTTVDLLQRNPNPSESEIRHAIDGNICRCTGYQHIVKSIQYAANKMAGQTSGDD